A portion of the Hoplias malabaricus isolate fHopMal1 chromosome 1, fHopMal1.hap1, whole genome shotgun sequence genome contains these proteins:
- the arf6b gene encoding ADP-ribosylation factor 6b → MGKMLSKIFGNKEMRILMLGLDAAGKTTILYKLKLGQSVTTIPTVGFNVETVTYKNVKFNVWDVGGQDKIRPLWRHYYTGTQGLIFVVDCADRDRIDEARQELHRIINDREMRDAIILIFANKQDLPDAMKPHEIQEKLGLTRIRDRNWYVQPSCATTGDGLYEGLTWLTSNYKS, encoded by the coding sequence ATGGGGAAGATGCTGTCAAAGATATTTGGCAACAAGGAGATGAGAATATTGATGTTAGGGCTGGATGCAGCAGGTAAAACCACCATTCTATATAAACTGAAGTTGGGACAGTCTGTGACCACTATACCCACTGTGGGCTTTAATGTGGAGACTGTAACCTATAAAAATGTGAAGTTCAACGTGTGGGACGTTGGCGGACAGGATAAGATTCGTCCCTTGTGGAGGCACTACTACACTGGCACACAGGGGTTAATTTTCGTTGTGGATTGTGCAGACAGGGATCGTATCGATGAGGCAAGACAAGAACTGCACCGGATCATCAACGATCGAGAGATGCGGGACGCCATTATTCTGATCTTTGCAAATAAGCAAGATCTGCCTGATGCCATGAAACCACATGAAATTCAAGAGAAGCTGGGACTGACGCGTATCAGAGATAGGAATTGGTATGTGCAGCCTTCGTGTGCTACCACGGGTGATGGACTGTATGAGGGCTTAACATGGCTAACCTCAAATTACAAATCTTAA